One region of Halomonas huangheensis genomic DNA includes:
- the tssG gene encoding type VI secretion system baseplate subunit TssG: MAAQNRHSVPGLIDRARAEPYRFGFFQLVRLFRLHYSHLGRLDPESRPHEDPLRFRSKLSLEFPASEISDLTFESSKRLSANDQPLTEIQVTFMGLVGPSGVLPRPYTETLIDRHIHLRDDAGHAFLDLFSHRMTAMFYEAWQKYRFFIEYERKGEADFERQLQALVGLTDHSRGLLTNRHQTTEPQADLPRELFSYFAGLLAQRPRNQLNLQSMLEFYFNVPIQVRPFSGRWLEIPERERTRLGRGNSQLGQSAVAGTRVWDYQSCVRIALGPLPLSDYQRFQPGQPDHTQLISLTRYYLGAELDFEIELDLAAEQVPAARLGGDDGVTLGRIGWLGGRPRARDGQALFRIPFNGATT; the protein is encoded by the coding sequence ATGGCCGCCCAGAACCGGCACTCAGTCCCTGGTCTGATCGACCGAGCAAGGGCTGAACCGTACCGGTTTGGCTTCTTCCAGCTCGTTCGCCTGTTCAGACTCCATTACAGCCACCTCGGTAGGCTCGACCCCGAGTCGCGTCCGCACGAGGATCCGTTGCGTTTCCGCAGCAAGCTGTCACTGGAGTTTCCGGCCAGCGAGATCAGCGACCTGACCTTCGAAAGCAGCAAGCGTCTGTCGGCCAATGATCAGCCGCTAACCGAGATACAGGTCACTTTCATGGGGCTGGTCGGGCCTTCTGGCGTGCTGCCGCGTCCCTATACCGAGACCCTGATCGACCGTCATATCCATCTGCGTGACGATGCGGGTCATGCGTTTCTCGACCTGTTCTCCCATCGCATGACCGCGATGTTCTACGAGGCCTGGCAGAAATACCGCTTCTTCATCGAGTACGAGCGCAAGGGCGAGGCGGATTTCGAACGTCAGCTGCAAGCACTGGTGGGGCTCACCGATCACTCCCGCGGCCTGCTGACCAACCGTCATCAGACAACCGAGCCGCAAGCCGATCTGCCACGCGAGCTGTTCAGCTACTTTGCCGGTCTGCTGGCTCAGCGGCCGCGTAATCAGCTCAATCTGCAATCGATGCTGGAGTTCTATTTCAACGTGCCGATCCAGGTACGCCCTTTCAGCGGGCGCTGGCTGGAGATTCCCGAACGCGAGCGAACGCGGCTTGGACGTGGCAACTCACAGCTCGGGCAGTCCGCTGTTGCCGGTACTCGGGTGTGGGACTACCAGTCCTGCGTCAGGATCGCGCTTGGCCCGTTACCGCTCAGCGACTATCAGCGTTTTCAGCCGGGGCAACCCGACCATACCCAACTGATCAGCCTGACCCGTTACTACCTCGGTGCCGAGTTGGACTTCGAGATCGAACTCGATCTCGCCGCAGAGCAGGTGCCCGCGGCACGCCTCGGCGGCGATGACGGTGTCACGCTCGGCCGTATCGGCTGGCTGGGTGGGCGCCCCCGCGCCCGTGATGGCCAGGCCCTATTTCGTATTCCCTTCAACGGAGCCACCACGTGA
- the tssF gene encoding type VI secretion system baseplate subunit TssF: protein MLDDLLPYYEKELSHLRFLGREFAREYPKVAARLQLEEDNSADPHTERLIEAFAFLSARVHKKLDDDLPEIVESFLEVLYPHYLRPTPSLSIAQFDLGDSSTLDSRYHLPRHTELFSRAVGGTTCRFRTCYDVTVWPVRVDNARFSLLERSAFNGRDRDSVARLDLNLSSLAEQSIAPLEIDQLRFFLDGEGALMHPLHELLFNNLSRISVSFDEEGQRSEVNLPLACVQPVGFDPDEGLIDYSERSFLGYRLLHEYFVFPEKFMFVDLRGLDRVLARVEGTQFQLHFHFADYSSNERLSRLAQNLGRNHFRLGCTPVINLFRRLAEPIKLTHTQHEYPVVADVRHPYGVEIVSIDQVKRVKKTAQRDEVTVCHPFFEPRWHDQRHGNSHWLARRVPSERRQDVGTEMQLRLVDRELTRVEASSDVLSLQLTCSNRDLPQQLNFGHPQGDFTLPREQVVKAIRCLRKPTTAVRPPLGKGLIWRLISHLSLNHLSMVSRGREALLEMLALYNYRDTEAARRQIKGITAIDSEPTMTRIGHPRPAFVRGLGITLELDEQQFIGSGIYLFGMVLDHFLAQYCSINSFTQLTLRSRQREKDVVTWPPRTGTQSLV, encoded by the coding sequence ATGCTCGACGATCTGCTGCCTTACTATGAAAAGGAACTTTCGCACCTGCGCTTTCTCGGCCGGGAGTTTGCGCGTGAGTATCCGAAAGTTGCCGCGAGGTTGCAGCTCGAGGAAGACAATAGTGCGGACCCCCATACCGAGCGACTGATCGAGGCTTTTGCCTTCCTCTCCGCGCGAGTGCACAAGAAGCTCGATGATGACCTTCCCGAGATCGTTGAGTCCTTTCTTGAAGTGCTTTATCCGCACTACCTGAGGCCGACGCCATCGCTGTCGATTGCCCAGTTCGACCTCGGCGACAGCTCGACTCTGGATTCGCGCTATCACCTGCCACGCCACACCGAGTTGTTCTCGCGTGCTGTGGGGGGGACCACCTGTCGTTTTCGGACCTGTTATGACGTCACGGTATGGCCGGTGCGTGTCGATAATGCTCGTTTCTCGCTGCTCGAGCGTTCGGCCTTCAATGGTCGGGATCGTGACAGCGTGGCGCGTCTCGATCTCAATCTGAGTAGCCTGGCGGAGCAGAGCATCGCGCCACTGGAGATCGATCAGTTGCGCTTCTTCCTTGATGGGGAAGGGGCCCTGATGCACCCGCTGCACGAGCTGTTGTTCAACAACCTCTCACGGATCAGCGTCAGCTTCGATGAAGAAGGCCAGCGAAGTGAGGTCAATCTGCCGTTGGCGTGTGTACAGCCGGTTGGCTTCGACCCGGATGAAGGCTTGATCGACTACTCCGAGCGTTCTTTCCTCGGATATCGTCTGTTGCACGAGTACTTCGTGTTTCCCGAGAAGTTCATGTTCGTTGATCTTCGCGGTCTGGATCGGGTGTTGGCCCGTGTGGAGGGTACTCAGTTCCAGCTGCACTTTCATTTTGCTGATTATTCTTCGAACGAACGTTTGTCACGCTTGGCGCAGAACCTTGGACGAAACCACTTCAGGCTTGGTTGCACGCCGGTCATCAATCTGTTTCGTCGCCTCGCCGAGCCGATCAAATTGACTCACACCCAGCACGAGTATCCGGTGGTGGCTGATGTGCGTCATCCCTATGGTGTCGAGATCGTCTCCATCGATCAGGTGAAGCGCGTCAAGAAGACCGCACAGCGTGATGAGGTGACGGTCTGTCACCCATTCTTCGAGCCGCGTTGGCATGATCAGCGACACGGTAACAGCCACTGGCTGGCCCGCCGAGTGCCCTCGGAGCGTCGCCAGGACGTCGGTACAGAGATGCAGCTGCGTCTGGTGGATCGCGAACTGACTCGGGTTGAAGCGTCCAGTGACGTGCTTAGCCTGCAGTTGACCTGCAGCAACCGTGACCTTCCGCAGCAGTTGAACTTCGGCCACCCGCAGGGCGACTTCACCTTGCCGCGAGAGCAAGTGGTCAAGGCGATCCGTTGTCTGCGCAAGCCGACCACTGCTGTACGCCCGCCGCTGGGCAAGGGGCTGATCTGGCGTCTGATCTCGCATCTATCACTCAACCATCTATCGATGGTGTCGCGTGGTCGTGAAGCGTTGCTGGAAATGCTGGCGTTGTACAACTATCGCGATACCGAAGCGGCCCGACGCCAGATCAAGGGTATTACTGCCATCGATAGTGAGCCGACCATGACACGGATCGGGCACCCGCGTCCGGCTTTCGTCAGGGGGTTGGGTATTACGCTGGAGCTCGATGAACAACAGTTCATCGGTAGCGGCATCTATCTGTTCGGGATGGTGTTGGATCACTTCCTCGCACAGTACTGCTCGATCAACAGTTTCACCCAACTGACGCTGCGTAGTCGTCAGCGCGAAAAGGATGTCGTGACATGGCCGCCCAGAACCGGCACTCAGTCCCTGGTCTGA
- the tssE gene encoding type VI secretion system baseplate subunit TssE: MQLKGTRMFVPTLWCRLLDDEPHQGVEAEERHWSTLDEYKAAIVRDLEILVNTRRELLSARLADYPSLQGSLLEYGLPDFLGRGLHSTDDRQLIQRQLERAIESNDCRFRNVRVRLLDQDNQDRLLRFRVDAMLVLMDARQQVAFDAVLQAETQRYKVQNLT; the protein is encoded by the coding sequence GTGCAACTGAAAGGCACAAGGATGTTCGTGCCCACGCTGTGGTGTCGTCTGCTTGATGACGAGCCACACCAGGGTGTGGAAGCCGAGGAACGGCACTGGAGCACGTTGGATGAGTACAAGGCGGCGATCGTGCGTGACCTGGAAATTCTGGTCAACACTCGTCGTGAACTGCTCAGTGCTCGGCTCGCCGACTATCCATCGTTACAAGGGTCTCTGCTGGAGTATGGCCTGCCCGACTTTCTCGGGCGGGGATTACACAGTACCGATGACCGTCAGCTGATTCAGCGCCAGTTGGAACGCGCCATCGAGAGCAATGATTGTCGCTTTCGCAACGTGCGAGTTCGTCTGCTCGACCAGGACAACCAGGATCGTCTCCTGCGCTTCCGGGTCGACGCCATGCTGGTACTGATGGATGCCCGGCAGCAGGTGGCATTCGATGCCGTCCTGCAGGCCGAAACACAACGCTATAAAGTACAGAACCTGACCTGA
- the tssC gene encoding type VI secretion system contractile sheath large subunit — protein sequence MSEKNTEAQSAATQEAQETVFAPQSSLLDSIISESRVARSESERTRARDLIEELVAQVLEGEVLPSKDLIAVLDSRIAEIDAMLSEQMNEIMHASEFQQLESSWRGLKYLVDQSETGSNMKIQVLNATRKDLVRDMKSATEFDQSALFKKVYEEEYGTFGGAPFGMLIGDYEFSRSPEDIYLLEQISHVAAAAHAPFISASSPELFGWDSFTEMSGPRDLSKIFDTVEYAKWKSFRSSEDARYVGLTLPHVLGRLPYGPDTDPVEEFNFVENVDGREHNKYLWMNAAYALGARVTDAFSNYGWCVAIRGVEGGGLVEDLPTHTFQTDDGEVALKCPTEIAITDRREKELADLGFIPLVHCKGTDYAAFFGVQSSQKQKHYNTDVANANARLSAQLQYIFATSRIAHYMKAIMRDKVGSFASRTSVERYLNDWLSQYVLLDDNASQEAKAQYPLREARVEVAEVPGKPGVYKAVTFLRPHYQLDELTASLRLVAELPQSTRKS from the coding sequence ATGTCAGAGAAGAATACCGAAGCCCAGTCAGCGGCGACCCAGGAAGCTCAGGAAACCGTCTTTGCTCCGCAGTCCTCGCTGCTCGACAGTATCATTTCCGAAAGCCGCGTTGCGCGCTCGGAGTCGGAGCGTACCCGCGCCCGTGATCTTATCGAAGAGTTGGTCGCTCAGGTGCTGGAAGGCGAAGTACTGCCCAGCAAGGACCTGATTGCCGTACTCGACTCTCGGATCGCTGAAATCGATGCCATGCTCTCCGAGCAGATGAACGAGATCATGCATGCCAGCGAGTTCCAGCAACTCGAATCCTCCTGGCGCGGCCTCAAGTATCTGGTCGACCAGTCCGAGACCGGCAGCAACATGAAGATCCAGGTGCTCAATGCCACCAGGAAGGATCTGGTGCGTGACATGAAGTCGGCTACCGAGTTCGACCAGAGCGCGCTGTTCAAGAAGGTCTACGAGGAAGAGTACGGCACTTTCGGTGGCGCGCCCTTCGGTATGTTGATCGGCGACTACGAGTTTTCTCGCAGCCCCGAGGATATCTATCTGCTCGAGCAGATTTCGCATGTTGCTGCAGCGGCCCATGCTCCGTTCATCTCCGCTTCTTCACCGGAGTTGTTTGGCTGGGACTCCTTCACCGAGATGAGTGGTCCGCGTGATCTCTCCAAGATCTTCGATACCGTCGAATATGCCAAGTGGAAGTCGTTCCGTAGCTCCGAGGATGCACGTTACGTTGGCTTGACGCTGCCGCACGTGTTGGGACGCCTGCCCTATGGGCCGGACACCGACCCGGTCGAGGAATTCAACTTCGTCGAAAACGTCGATGGCCGCGAGCACAACAAGTACCTGTGGATGAACGCTGCCTATGCGCTGGGAGCGCGGGTTACCGATGCGTTTTCCAACTATGGCTGGTGTGTGGCGATTCGTGGTGTCGAAGGTGGCGGACTGGTTGAGGATCTGCCGACCCACACTTTCCAGACCGATGATGGTGAAGTCGCACTCAAGTGCCCCACCGAGATTGCGATTACCGATCGTCGCGAGAAGGAACTGGCCGACCTCGGCTTCATTCCTCTGGTGCACTGCAAGGGCACGGACTATGCCGCGTTCTTTGGCGTGCAGTCGTCGCAGAAGCAGAAGCACTACAACACCGACGTTGCCAATGCCAACGCCCGCCTGTCAGCGCAGCTGCAGTATATCTTCGCGACCTCGCGCATTGCCCACTACATGAAGGCAATCATGCGCGACAAGGTCGGTAGCTTCGCTTCACGTACCAGTGTCGAGCGTTATCTCAACGACTGGCTGTCGCAGTACGTGCTGCTGGATGACAACGCCAGCCAGGAGGCCAAGGCCCAGTACCCGCTGCGCGAGGCGCGTGTCGAGGTGGCCGAGGTGCCGGGCAAGCCTGGTGTCTACAAGGCGGTGACCTTCCTGCGCCCGCACTATCAGCTCGACGAGCTGACCGCGTCTCTGCGTCTGGTCGCCGAGTTGCCGCAGTCGACTCGCAAGTCGTAA
- the tssB gene encoding type VI secretion system contractile sheath small subunit produces MAERDSTQHKLGRIRAPRVHITYDVEIGDSQEQKELPFVVGVVGDYTGNPLSPPPKLKDRKFVAVDRDNFNSVLKGYKPRLAYRVDNTLSKDGSQLPVELNFNALEDFEPQNVVKQVEPLRKLLEVRNKLADLRNKMGGNDKLEELLMDVLQNSEKLKTLGEEFGREQAVRDEDDK; encoded by the coding sequence ATGGCGGAGAGGGATAGCACACAACACAAACTGGGACGAATTCGTGCACCGCGAGTTCATATCACCTATGACGTCGAGATTGGCGATAGCCAGGAGCAGAAGGAGCTGCCTTTTGTGGTGGGTGTGGTCGGTGACTACACCGGTAATCCGCTGAGCCCGCCGCCCAAGCTCAAGGATCGCAAGTTCGTCGCTGTCGATCGCGACAACTTCAATAGCGTTCTCAAGGGCTACAAGCCGCGTCTGGCCTACCGGGTTGACAACACCCTGTCCAAGGATGGCTCTCAACTGCCGGTCGAGTTGAATTTCAACGCGCTCGAGGACTTCGAGCCGCAGAACGTCGTCAAGCAGGTCGAGCCGCTGCGCAAACTGCTCGAAGTCCGCAACAAGTTGGCTGATCTGCGCAACAAGATGGGCGGTAACGACAAGCTCGAGGAACTGCTGATGGACGTGCTGCAGAACAGCGAGAAGCTCAAGACGCTGGGTGAAGAGTTCGGACGCGAGCAGGCCGTACGCGACGAAGACGACAAGTAA
- a CDS encoding copper resistance protein NlpE N-terminal domain-containing protein — MQGKIPSIQWMSAIPRVVLVMLGLALVGCASTDDQNRAPDEQVSRFVGTLPCGDCRAIRADLTLFRNLDDGSPEQYVLQETHVDAVGGDFTSTTWGDWQLSSNGEHEFYRLENTPGPLILRVEHDGKRLGWAGGQTLPKGEGSYELVRDEPLR, encoded by the coding sequence ATGCAGGGAAAGATACCGTCAATTCAATGGATGTCGGCAATACCGAGGGTGGTACTGGTCATGCTGGGCCTTGCCCTGGTTGGCTGTGCCTCCACAGATGATCAGAATCGAGCGCCGGACGAGCAGGTTTCTCGCTTTGTCGGCACGCTGCCTTGCGGCGATTGTCGCGCCATTCGTGCCGATCTCACCTTGTTCCGCAATCTGGATGATGGCTCCCCTGAGCAGTACGTGCTGCAGGAAACGCATGTCGATGCGGTTGGTGGTGACTTCACGTCCACCACCTGGGGCGACTGGCAGCTCAGCTCAAATGGGGAGCACGAGTTCTATCGCCTCGAGAACACGCCTGGACCGCTGATCCTCAGGGTCGAGCACGATGGTAAACGCCTCGGTTGGGCGGGAGGCCAGACGCTGCCGAAAGGCGAGGGCAGCTACGAGCTCGTGCGCGACGAACCGCTGCGCTAG
- a CDS encoding nitrate/nitrite transporter has translation MASSSGVSQPRQRRALGISTFAFTLCFAVWTLFSILGIQIKDEFGLSDTQLGLLMATPVLTGSISRLFLGVLTDRYGGRWVFSLLMLCSAACVYLLTFANSYLMLLAGALGVGLAGGSFIVGVAYTSAWYDKQHQGTALGIFGAGNVGAAVTNFGAPLLLLALGWQGTAMVYASVLAIMGITFLLVAETDPQAAQRKAAAIPLTQQLAPLSDLRVWRFSLYYFFVFGGFVALALWLPHYLIEVYGLGLAAAGFVAALYTIPASLFRILGGWLSDRYGARKVMYWTFIASTLCCFLLSYPPTQYVVNGVKGPLSFSLSMPLAGFVLLTMVLGFFMSLGKAAVFKHIPVYYPSNVGLVGGVVGMVGGLGGFFLPLTFGMLNDVIGIWQSSFMLLFVVVAAALGWMHYAIRRAEHIEIRENRTTTDLPELTTPSRFVLKDWRPEDPAFWEQSGQRIARRNLWISIPCLLLAFSVWMVWSVVVAKLPATGFTYTSNQLFWLAALPGLSGATLRAFYSFMVPIFGGRRFTAISTASLLLPAVWIGFAVQNPETPYLVMVILALLCGFGGGNFASSMANISFFFPAREKGKALAMNAGLGNLGVSVMQFLVPLVIATGAFAFATGSGQPTNDGGELWLQNAGFIWAPFIAIATIAAWFGMNDIASAKSSFKEQAVIFKRKHNWLMCVLYTGTFGSFIGFSAAFPLLSHTQFPEIDALKFAFLGPLVGALSRAWSGGLADRLGGAKVTLGVFLVMIVGVLGVLLFLGGSGSTFAFAGFFASFLLLFLASGIGNASTNQMIPVIFRREVPRLMPELTADEQTIHAARESAATIGFTSAIAAYGAFFIPKAFGTSIDLTGSATAALTGFIVFYVICTALTWFYYYRKGAGFTFSGVKTA, from the coding sequence ATGGCTTCTTCAAGTGGTGTTTCTCAGCCACGGCAAAGAAGGGCCCTGGGCATCTCTACATTCGCCTTCACGCTCTGCTTTGCTGTGTGGACGCTGTTTTCGATACTCGGCATACAGATCAAGGACGAGTTCGGTCTGTCGGACACCCAACTTGGCCTACTGATGGCGACCCCGGTACTGACAGGGTCGATAAGCCGCCTGTTTCTTGGCGTTCTCACTGACAGATATGGCGGGCGCTGGGTATTCAGCCTATTGATGCTATGTAGTGCCGCCTGCGTATATCTTCTGACATTCGCCAACAGCTATCTCATGCTGCTCGCCGGCGCACTCGGGGTCGGCCTGGCCGGCGGCTCATTCATTGTCGGGGTGGCCTACACCTCAGCCTGGTATGACAAGCAGCACCAGGGGACTGCGTTGGGAATCTTCGGCGCCGGTAACGTCGGTGCTGCGGTGACCAACTTCGGCGCTCCGTTGCTGTTGCTGGCCCTCGGTTGGCAAGGTACCGCGATGGTCTACGCCAGTGTACTGGCCATCATGGGCATCACCTTCCTGCTGGTCGCGGAGACCGACCCTCAGGCGGCTCAACGCAAGGCCGCGGCAATACCGCTCACCCAACAATTGGCCCCCTTGTCGGACCTCCGGGTGTGGCGCTTCTCGCTCTACTACTTCTTCGTCTTCGGCGGTTTCGTCGCTCTGGCGTTATGGCTGCCTCACTATCTGATCGAGGTCTACGGTCTGGGACTGGCGGCGGCTGGCTTCGTTGCCGCGCTGTACACCATTCCGGCATCACTGTTCCGTATTCTCGGTGGCTGGCTATCCGACCGCTATGGTGCACGCAAGGTGATGTACTGGACCTTCATTGCCTCGACCCTGTGCTGTTTCCTGCTCAGCTATCCACCTACGCAATATGTGGTGAACGGCGTCAAGGGCCCACTCTCGTTTTCGTTGAGTATGCCGTTGGCAGGCTTTGTCCTGCTGACCATGGTATTGGGCTTCTTCATGTCACTGGGCAAGGCTGCAGTGTTCAAGCACATTCCGGTCTACTACCCCAGCAACGTGGGTCTGGTAGGTGGCGTTGTCGGAATGGTGGGTGGCCTGGGTGGCTTTTTCCTGCCCCTGACCTTCGGCATGCTCAATGACGTAATTGGCATCTGGCAAAGCAGCTTCATGCTGCTGTTTGTGGTCGTTGCCGCCGCGTTGGGATGGATGCACTACGCCATTCGTCGCGCTGAACATATCGAGATCCGCGAGAACCGCACCACTACCGATCTCCCGGAGCTCACCACACCATCGCGCTTCGTACTCAAGGACTGGCGCCCGGAAGATCCTGCCTTCTGGGAACAGAGTGGCCAGCGCATCGCCAGGCGTAACCTGTGGATTTCCATCCCCTGCCTGCTGCTGGCCTTCAGCGTATGGATGGTATGGTCCGTCGTCGTCGCCAAACTACCGGCGACGGGCTTCACTTACACCTCCAATCAACTGTTCTGGCTGGCCGCCCTGCCAGGCCTGTCCGGGGCTACCCTGCGTGCGTTCTACAGCTTCATGGTGCCGATCTTCGGTGGCCGTCGCTTCACGGCCATCTCCACAGCCTCTCTGTTACTCCCTGCCGTGTGGATTGGTTTCGCCGTGCAGAATCCTGAAACGCCTTATCTGGTCATGGTCATCCTGGCCCTGCTGTGCGGCTTCGGCGGTGGCAACTTTGCCTCGAGCATGGCCAACATATCGTTCTTCTTCCCGGCTCGGGAGAAAGGCAAGGCGCTGGCCATGAATGCCGGCCTCGGCAACCTCGGCGTCTCGGTCATGCAGTTCCTGGTACCGCTGGTGATCGCCACGGGTGCTTTCGCCTTTGCCACGGGCTCCGGCCAGCCCACCAATGATGGGGGGGAGTTGTGGTTGCAGAATGCCGGCTTCATCTGGGCACCCTTCATCGCTATTGCCACCATCGCTGCCTGGTTCGGCATGAACGACATCGCCAGTGCCAAATCCTCCTTCAAGGAACAGGCGGTGATCTTCAAGCGCAAGCACAACTGGCTGATGTGTGTGCTCTACACCGGAACCTTCGGCAGCTTCATCGGCTTCTCGGCGGCTTTTCCGCTGCTGTCCCACACCCAGTTCCCGGAAATCGATGCCTTGAAGTTCGCCTTTCTTGGACCGTTGGTCGGCGCCCTCAGCCGCGCATGGAGCGGTGGACTCGCCGATCGTCTGGGTGGAGCCAAGGTCACACTGGGCGTTTTTCTGGTCATGATCGTAGGCGTTCTGGGCGTGCTGCTGTTTCTGGGTGGCTCGGGCTCTACATTCGCTTTTGCTGGCTTCTTTGCCTCCTTCCTGCTGTTGTTCCTGGCCTCGGGTATCGGCAATGCCAGCACCAACCAGATGATCCCCGTGATCTTCCGCCGCGAAGTACCTCGCCTGATGCCGGAGCTTACCGCCGATGAACAGACAATCCATGCCGCACGCGAGTCTGCAGCCACCATCGGCTTTACCTCGGCGATTGCCGCCTATGGTGCCTTCTTTATTCCCAAGGCATTCGGCACATCCATTGATCTGACCGGCAGTGCGACAGCGGCACTGACGGGATTCATTGTCTTCTATGTCATCTGTACGGCCCTGACCTGGTTCTATTACTACCGAAAAGGAGCCGGGTTCACCTTCAGCGGCGTCAAGACCGCCTGA